One window of the Niallia circulans genome contains the following:
- the hflX gene encoding GTPase HflX — protein MEGKQKAIVVGVHYDQKEDFANSMEELIQLAEACDIEVVGEITQKLDRVHSAHYIGKGKLQELTALLAEKDVQAVLFNDELSPSQVRNLEEATDCRIIDRTVLILDIFAQRAKTKEAMLQVEIAKLQYMLPRLAGLGESLGRQGGGSGLINRGSGETKLELDRRRIEDRISRLHKELDTLVVQRKNQRKMRKKKELPSIALVGYTNAGKSTLMNVLLEKYHAATEKMVFEKNMLFATLETSVRNITLPNNKSFLLTDTVGFISKLPHQLVKAFRSTLEEVAEADLLIHVVDYSNPNYQEQINVTNKTLKELNAENIPAIYAFNKIDLAAGDTSMAGTDGVYLSAKKQIGINELVEAISKNVFKQYISCEMTIPYDKGNVLSYLTEKANILSTEYKEEGIFLSIECKEEDYNRYREYVI, from the coding sequence ATGGAAGGAAAACAAAAAGCGATAGTAGTAGGCGTTCATTATGATCAGAAAGAAGACTTTGCTAATTCAATGGAAGAGCTAATTCAATTGGCAGAAGCTTGTGATATAGAAGTAGTGGGAGAGATAACGCAGAAGTTGGATCGGGTTCATTCTGCACACTATATTGGGAAAGGGAAACTGCAGGAGTTAACTGCATTGCTTGCGGAGAAGGACGTACAGGCTGTTCTTTTCAATGATGAGCTGTCTCCTTCCCAAGTTCGTAATTTAGAGGAAGCAACAGATTGCCGAATCATTGACAGGACAGTATTGATTTTAGATATATTTGCTCAAAGAGCGAAGACAAAAGAAGCGATGCTCCAAGTTGAAATCGCAAAATTGCAATATATGCTGCCTCGATTAGCTGGTTTAGGAGAATCACTAGGTCGTCAGGGAGGAGGATCTGGCCTTATAAATAGAGGGTCAGGGGAAACGAAGCTTGAATTGGATCGAAGACGGATTGAAGACAGAATTAGTCGCTTGCATAAAGAATTAGATACGCTTGTGGTCCAACGTAAAAACCAGCGAAAGATGCGAAAAAAGAAAGAGTTGCCAAGTATTGCACTCGTTGGCTATACGAATGCTGGGAAGTCGACTTTAATGAATGTGCTGCTTGAAAAATATCATGCTGCAACAGAGAAAATGGTGTTTGAAAAGAATATGCTCTTCGCAACCCTTGAAACATCAGTGCGCAATATTACATTACCAAATAATAAATCCTTTTTATTAACAGATACAGTTGGGTTTATTAGTAAATTACCGCACCAATTAGTAAAAGCATTCAGGTCGACCTTGGAGGAAGTGGCGGAAGCTGATTTGCTTATTCATGTCGTTGACTACTCTAATCCAAATTATCAAGAGCAAATCAATGTGACTAATAAGACTTTAAAAGAACTTAACGCGGAAAATATCCCAGCTATCTATGCTTTTAATAAGATAGATTTAGCAGCAGGAGATACATCGATGGCAGGAACAGATGGAGTTTACCTTTCCGCTAAAAAGCAAATAGGAATAAATGAACTAGTGGAAGCTATTTCTAAAAATGTCTTTAAGCAGTATATTTCCTGTGAAATGACTATCCCGTATGATAAAGGGAATGTACTATCCTATTTGACGGAAAAGGCAAATATCCTTTCAACAGAATATAAGGAAGAAGGCATATTCCTATCCATCGAATGCAAAGAAGAAGACTATAATCGTTATCGAGAATATGTAATATAA
- a CDS encoding DNA-3-methyladenine glycosylase I codes for METRCAWANSSDLMREYHDKEWCIPSHNDRYLFEMLVLEGAQAGLSWSIILKKREAYKKAFHDFDLEYCANLTETELENIRINTEVVKHPLKIKSVKSNALAMIEIQKEYGSFAEFLWSYVDGKPIISNWQYDNEIPAQTDLSKKVSKDLKKRGFKFVGPVTIYSYLQAIGIVNDHITSCAFHKE; via the coding sequence ATGGAAACTAGATGTGCCTGGGCAAATTCCAGTGATTTAATGCGAGAATATCATGATAAAGAGTGGTGTATTCCAAGTCATAATGATCGATATTTGTTTGAAATGCTTGTACTAGAGGGAGCACAAGCTGGATTGTCTTGGTCAATCATTTTAAAAAAGCGAGAAGCATACAAAAAGGCCTTTCATGATTTCGATTTAGAATACTGTGCAAACCTAACAGAAACAGAGTTGGAAAATATCCGAATTAATACAGAGGTTGTGAAACATCCGTTAAAGATTAAATCAGTTAAAAGCAATGCCTTAGCAATGATAGAAATACAGAAAGAATACGGAAGTTTTGCTGAATTTTTATGGTCTTATGTAGATGGAAAACCAATCATATCAAATTGGCAGTATGACAACGAAATACCAGCGCAAACTGACCTATCAAAGAAGGTCAGCAAAGATTTGAAAAAAAGAGGATTCAAGTTTGTTGGACCCGTCACGATCTATTCCTATCTACAAGCAATTGGAATAGTCAACGATCACATAACTAGCTGTGCTTTTCATAAAGAATAA